A genomic window from Glycine soja cultivar W05 chromosome 10, ASM419377v2, whole genome shotgun sequence includes:
- the LOC114371217 gene encoding auxin response factor 18-like: MITFMDTKEKSKEVESCLDPQLWHACAGGIVQMPAVNSKVYYFPQGHAEHACGPVNFRTCPKVPPFVPCRVTAVKYRADPETDEVYAKLKLIPLNANDVDYDRDVVGGAETQDKPASFAKTLTQSDANNGGGFSVPRYCAETIFPRLDYSVDPPVQNILAKDVHGETWKFRHIYRGTPRRHLLTTGWSTFVNHKKLVAGDSIVFLRAENGDLCVGIRRAKKGICGGLETSSGWNPAGGNCHIPYGGFSPFFREDDNRISRNGNSNGLNPSVSMMGKGKVRPEAVSEASNLAANKKPFEVVYYPRASTPEFCVKASLVEAALQIRWCSGIRFKMAFETEDSSRISWFMGTISSAQVADPLNWPNSPWRLLQVTWDEPDLLQNVRRVSPWLVELVSNMPAIHFSPFSPPRKKLRLPQQPDFPLDGQIPLSTFPSNLLGPSNTNQFGCLLESTPAGMQGARHAHYGLSLSDLHLSKLQSGLFSTGFPSLDHAATPMRVSNSITLQKPNLSENVSCLLSMANSTQSSKKLDVGKTPSLVLFGQKILTEQQISPSSSGDTLSPVLTRNCSSDGNVDKVTNFSDGSGSALHQEGLREHSSCERFQWCKDNHQETEAGLEIGHCKIFMESEDVGRTMDLSLLRSYDELHRKLADMFGIEKSEMLSHVLYRDSTGAVKRISDESFSDFTRTAKRLTILMDSGSNNVGV, from the exons ATGATTACATTCATGGACACAAAGGAGAAATCAAAAGAGGTGGAGAGTTGTTTGGATCCTCAGCTATGGCATGCATGTGCAGGTGGTATTGTACAAATGCCAGCAGTGAACTCTAAGGTTTATTACTTCCCTCAGGGTCATGCTGAGCATGCATGTGGACCAGTTAACTTCAGGACTTGTCCTAAGGTTCCACCTTTTGTTCCATGTAGAGTGACTGCTGTCAAATACAGGGCTGATCCTGAGACCGATGAAGTCTATGCCAAACTCAAGCTCATTCCTCTGAATGCCAATGATGTTGATTATGATCGTGATGTTGTTGGTGGGGCTGAAACTCAGGACAAGCCTGCTTCATTTGCAAAAACCTTGACCCAATCTGATGCCAACAATGGTGGGGGATTTTCTGTTCCTAGGTATTGTGCAGAGACAATTTTCCCTCGTTTGGACTACTCAGTTGACCCTCCCGTTCAAAACATCCTTGCCAAGGATGTTCATGGGGAAACATGGAAATTCAGACACATTTATAGGGGCACGCCAAGGCGACATTTGTTGACTACTGGGTGGAGTACTTTTGTGAATCACAAGAAGCTTGTTGCTGGGGACTCAATTGTGTTTTTGAGGGCAGAAAATGGGGATTTGTGTGTTGGGATTCGACGAGCGAAGAAGGGAATTTGTGGTGGACTTGAGACTTCCTCAGGGTGGAATCCTGCAGGAGGAAATTGTCATATTCCTTATGGTGGATTTTCGCCCTTTTTTAGGGAGGATGATAATAGAATCTCGAGAAATGGCAATAGCAATGGGTTAAACCCTAGTGTGAGTATGATGGGAAAGGGAAAAGTCAGGCCAGAAGCAGTTTCTGAAGCTTCAAATCTTGCAGCCAATAAGAAACCCTTCGAGGTTGTTTACTACCCTCGAGCAAGTACTCCCGAGTTTTGTGTAAAGGCCTCCCTAGTTGAAGCAGCACTACAGATTAGGTGGTGTTCTGGAATAAGGTTCAAGATGGCCTTTGAAACAGAAGACTCCTCACGGATAAGTTGGTTTATGGGAACTATATCTTCGGCTCAGGTTGCTGATCCCCTTAACTGGCCTAACTCACCTTGGAGGCTTCTCCAG GTTACATGGGATGAACCGGATTTACTTCAAAACGTGAGAAGGGTGAGCCCGTGGCTGGTTGAATTGGTGTCAAACATGCCTGCCATTCATTTTTCCCCTTTCTCACCACCACGGAAGAAATTGAGATTGCCTCAACAACCAGATTTCCCCCTTGATGGCCAGATTCCTTTGTCGACATTTCCCAGCAACCTTCTAGGTCCTAGTAACACCAACCAATTTGGTTGTCTACTTGAAAGTACACCTGCTGGCATGCAGGGAGCCAGGCATGCTCATTATGGTCTATCCTTATCGGATCTCCACCTCAGTAAATTGCAGTCAGGTCTATTTTCGACTGGTTTCCCGTCTCTTGATCACGCTGCTACGCCAATGAGGGTCTCAAATAGCATAACATTACAAAAGCCCAACCTTAGTGAGAACGTCTCTTGCTTACTGAGTATGGCAAATTCTACCCAGTCTTCAAAGAAATTGGATGTTGGGAAGACACCTTCGCTCGTGCTTTTTGGCCAAAAAATTCTCACTGAGCAGCAGATCTCTCCAAGTAGCTCTGGTGATACACTCTCCCCAGTTCTTACCAGAAATTGTTCATCAGATGGAAATGTCGATAAAGTGACTAATTTTTCTGATGGTTCTGGATCAGCTCTTCATCAGGAAGGTTTACGCGAACACTCCTCTTGTGAGAGGTTCCAATGGTGTAAGGATAACCACCAAGAAACTGAGGCTGGTTTGGAGATTGGTCACTGTAAAATTTTTATGGAGTCTGAAGATGTGGGTCGGACTATGGACCTCTCGTTGCTTCGGTCTTATGATGAATTACATAGAAAGTTGGCAGACATGTTTGGCATAGAAAAATCTGAAATGTTAAGTCACGTGCTCTATCGTGATTCAACTGGGGCTGTCAAACGCATTAGTGATGAATCATTCAG TGACTTCACAAGAACAGCCAAAAGGTTGACTATTCTAATGGATTCTGGCAGTAACAACGTAGGAGTGTAG